Proteins encoded by one window of Modestobacter marinus:
- a CDS encoding OmpA/MotB family protein, producing the protein MSKSSGHGGHGGGRRKKHEEHEEHENHERWLVSGFDMMTLLFVLFVVLYAMSSIDAAKFNAFAAGAREGGGAPVTILNDGAAIDAPTQNDSPLKPVQVAQEAAIDGTAQTQAEQAAAAAAAEADARATAAEAQGAYDQLAAARAAIAAALEAAGQSGAAQFVIDERGLVVRVVSDPVLFAPESAVLLPQGAVVLDAMAPAIRDLPNLVRVEGHANSLPVTRGGPWPSNWELSAVRATTVLRHLVDVDDIAPDRMSAVGYSDTRPLVPDTDPRYVTVNRRVDIVLQSTASAEASALLPGIEAATQTTGTDPATGTTSEGSQE; encoded by the coding sequence ATGAGCAAGAGCAGCGGGCACGGCGGCCACGGTGGTGGCCGCCGCAAGAAGCACGAGGAGCACGAGGAGCACGAGAACCACGAACGGTGGCTGGTGTCCGGCTTCGACATGATGACGCTGCTGTTCGTGCTCTTCGTGGTGCTCTACGCGATGAGCTCGATCGACGCCGCCAAGTTCAACGCGTTCGCCGCCGGCGCCCGCGAGGGTGGCGGCGCCCCGGTCACCATCCTCAACGACGGCGCCGCCATCGACGCCCCGACGCAGAACGACAGCCCGCTCAAGCCCGTCCAGGTGGCCCAGGAGGCCGCCATCGACGGCACCGCCCAGACCCAGGCGGAGCAGGCAGCGGCGGCGGCCGCGGCGGAGGCCGACGCCCGGGCCACGGCCGCCGAGGCGCAGGGGGCCTACGACCAGCTCGCGGCCGCACGGGCCGCGATCGCCGCGGCGCTGGAGGCCGCCGGGCAGTCCGGGGCCGCCCAGTTCGTCATCGACGAGCGGGGCCTGGTCGTGCGGGTCGTCTCCGACCCGGTGCTCTTCGCCCCCGAGTCCGCCGTCCTGTTGCCCCAGGGGGCGGTCGTGCTCGACGCCATGGCGCCGGCGATCCGGGACCTGCCCAACCTGGTCCGGGTGGAGGGGCACGCGAACTCGCTGCCGGTCACCCGCGGCGGTCCGTGGCCGTCCAACTGGGAGCTCTCGGCCGTCCGCGCCACGACCGTGCTGCGCCACCTGGTCGACGTCGACGACATCGCCCCGGACCGGATGTCCGCCGTGGGCTACAGCGACACCCGACCGCTCGTGCCGGACACCGACCCGCGCTACGTGACCGTCAACCGGCGGGTGGACATCGTGCTGCAGTCCACCGCGTCCGCCGAGGCCAGCGCCCTGCTGCCCGGCATCGAGGCAGCCACCCAGACCACCGGCACCGACCCGGCCACCGGCACGACCTCCGAGGGGAGTCAGGAATGA
- a CDS encoding flagellar basal body-associated FliL family protein, producing the protein MSKKKKEEPEGEDGAKGGGKKKLLIMGLVAVLAIGAAAYFFVFSGSGEAEAEPAPEAGTVVLAVEPVAINLAGGSYLKLGFTLQFSLTYDESAGGGHGGGATPDGSKALDIAISQFSGAALSDVQTNREAMKAAFEAAVVEAYHGDVYELWYTEYVTQ; encoded by the coding sequence ATGAGCAAGAAGAAGAAGGAAGAGCCGGAGGGGGAGGACGGCGCCAAGGGCGGCGGCAAGAAGAAGCTGCTGATCATGGGGCTGGTCGCCGTGCTGGCGATCGGCGCGGCCGCGTACTTCTTCGTCTTCAGCGGCAGCGGCGAGGCCGAGGCCGAACCCGCACCGGAGGCCGGCACCGTCGTCCTCGCGGTCGAGCCGGTGGCCATCAACCTGGCCGGCGGGAGCTACCTGAAGCTCGGCTTCACGCTGCAGTTCTCCCTCACCTACGACGAGTCCGCCGGCGGCGGGCACGGCGGTGGCGCCACCCCGGACGGCTCCAAGGCGCTGGACATCGCCATCTCCCAGTTCTCCGGAGCGGCCCTGTCCGACGTGCAGACCAACCGGGAGGCGATGAAGGCCGCCTTCGAGGCGGCGGTCGTCGAGGCCTACCACGGCGACGTCTACGAGCTCTGGTACACGGAGTACGTCACCCAGTGA
- a CDS encoding flagellar motor switch protein FliM, producing MSLSDTVADAPSAAPRAVDGQGRARRREPRTYDFRRPTKLSREHVRILQITQESFARQATTTLTSLLRTGVRVELTGIEQFSYDDYIATLPSSYFVATFTLEPLAGKGVLAWPLDTAMAMVDHMLGGSGAGDQPNRPMTGMESSITGHLLSRLLDELGQAFAPVTALTPALDGVEYNPQLAQAASGSETVMVATYSMRLGAREPEVTLVLPFASFAGPLNNAASPQLSETAKHKRQRALEAITERLNDVPVEVSVRFNPLEVPSGDLLSLAVGDVLLLRHAQDNPLQVTTNDVTFAHALPSNHRRRLAAEIVPDTATGGKDPA from the coding sequence GTGAGCCTGTCCGACACCGTGGCCGACGCCCCGAGCGCCGCCCCCCGAGCAGTTGACGGGCAGGGGCGCGCCCGGCGCCGGGAACCGCGCACCTACGACTTCCGTCGTCCCACGAAGCTCTCCCGTGAGCACGTCCGGATCCTGCAGATCACCCAGGAGTCCTTCGCCCGCCAGGCGACGACGACCCTGACCTCCCTGCTCCGCACCGGCGTCCGGGTCGAGCTGACCGGCATCGAGCAGTTCTCCTACGACGACTACATCGCCACCCTGCCGTCGTCGTACTTCGTGGCGACGTTCACCCTCGAGCCGCTGGCCGGCAAGGGCGTGCTCGCCTGGCCGCTGGACACCGCCATGGCGATGGTCGACCACATGCTCGGCGGCTCCGGCGCCGGCGACCAGCCGAACCGCCCGATGACCGGCATGGAGAGCTCCATCACCGGCCACCTGCTGTCCCGGCTCCTCGACGAGCTCGGCCAGGCCTTCGCCCCGGTCACCGCGCTGACGCCCGCGCTGGACGGCGTCGAGTACAACCCGCAGCTCGCCCAGGCCGCCTCCGGCTCCGAGACGGTCATGGTGGCGACCTACAGCATGCGGCTGGGGGCCCGGGAGCCCGAGGTGACCCTCGTGCTGCCCTTCGCCTCCTTCGCCGGCCCGCTGAACAACGCCGCCTCCCCGCAGCTGTCGGAGACCGCGAAGCACAAGCGGCAGCGGGCGCTCGAGGCGATCACCGAGCGGCTGAACGACGTCCCGGTCGAGGTCAGCGTGCGGTTCAACCCGCTCGAGGTCCCCTCCGGTGACCTGCTGTCCCTCGCCGTCGGCGACGTGCTGCTGCTGCGCCACGCCCAGGACAACCCGCTGCAGGTCACCACCAACGACGTGACCTTCGCCCACGCCCTCCCCAGCAACCACCGGCGCCGCCTGGCGGCCGAGATCGTCCCCGACACCGCGACCGGCGGAAAGGACCCCGCATGA